In Pannonibacter sp. XCT-53, the sequence AAGGTCCGCCTCGGCGAGGCCGAACGCGCCGATGTGGTGATCGAGCTGCAGGAGACCGAGCGCACGCGCCTCGAGATGCTGGCCGACGAGCTGACCGACGTCTTCCGCGAAGTGCCGGAGAACGACGACCAGTTCTCCTTCCAGATCGTCCCGGGCTCGACGCCGCGCCTGTGGATCGACATGACCAGCCACATCGCTGTCGGTGGCGACCGCCGCACCTACCGCTTCCTCAAGGACACCCGCCTTGGCCGGGTCGTCATTCTCGAGACGGCGGATCTGGACGACATGGCCGACTGCGTCACCGAATACATTGCCGAGCGCATCATCGAGCGCGAGCGCGCGCTGGAGGGGGACTGGCTCGACAAGCGCATGAAGGCCGCGATTGCCGGTGAGCAGGCAGCCGTCGCCTCCGGTCGCGCGGCCTCCGCCTGGGGCCCGGTGCTGGTGGCGTTTCTCGGCGGCATCCTCGCCGGCATGGTGGCCCTCGTGGCCTATGCCTGGTTCGCCAATCCGATGGGCTGAGCCCGGCGGCTCAGCGTCTGCGGCGCGGGATCGTCAGGTCGGCCCGGTCGATCTCCTCGATGCCGCCATCGATGGTCCGGAAGCCGCGTTCCTCCAGGCTGCAGGTCCAGCCGGCATCCCCGGCGGCGGTGATCGTGAACAGATTGTAGCGGGCCGCCGGCTTGCGGCCACCCGGCGCATGGCTTGCCGACGGCACGCCGATCACCGGCACCGGTCCATCCGGCCCCTCGATGCTGGTGCGGCTGTCGACATGCGTGTGCCCGTGCAGCACCAGTTCCGCGCCGGCGCGCTTGATGGCCGCGCGGACGCGGGAGGCATCTTCCAGCCGCTTGTACCAGCTTGTCGCGCCCTGAAACGGCGGGTGGTGGATCAGCACGACCCGGAACAGGCCTTCCTCGCCCAGCCCCGCCAGCACCTCGGTCAGCCGCCGGGTCTGGCGCACGCCGACCCGACCGGTGGCAAAGCCCGGCGCCGTGGCGCGGGCGGTCGACACGCCGACCAGGGCCAGCGGTCCGCGACGGCGGACATAGGGAAAATGCGCCGTGCCTGGATGAGCCATCGGCGTGCCGTCGCCGGTCATGAAGGCGCTCCAGGCCTCCATCGCGCTTCTCAGCGCGCCGGGAACATAGGCGTCATGGTTGCCGGGCACGACGGACAGGCGCTCGGGGGCCGCGACGGCGCCGAGCCAGGCGCTGGCGGCGGCGATTTCCGAGGGGAGGGCAATGTTGACGAGGTCGCCGGTCAGGGCAATGTGATCGGGGGTGCGCTGCTCCATGTCGTCGAGCAGCCGGGCCAGATAGTCGCCGCCCATGGCGCGCAGGCGGTTGCGCCGCCAGTTGACGTAGCCGAGCACCCGCTTCGACAGGAGCTGGAGAAGGCTCGGGTCGGGGAGGGGACCGAGATGCGGATCGGAGAAATGGGCCAGTCGGAACATGGCTGGCATGTTCTGTGTCGGCCCGGTCCGGTCAAGGGCCTACGGCTGCCCGGCATGAAAAAAAACGCCCGGGGGAGGCCGGGCGTCTTTTTGGGGTCAACTCATCGCAGCCGTCGCCGGCGCAGCCTCACGAGGCGCTGAAGGTCGACAGGGTTGCGCGGATACGCGGGTTGCTCAGGTCGATTTCCGGCTTCCAGGTGAAGCGGGAGGGACGACGGCGACGCGCGAACAGGGCGGTAAACATGGGGGTCTCTTTTGGTTTCCGGCGAGAGCCTTGCCCAGGGATTGTGCAAGTTGCTGCCCGCTTTTTCATCGGAATGAGCGATATATAATCCTTCTTCGCAGATGCACAATCCAGCTTTCCGGTAGGTCAGACCTGCGCGCGGCGCATGGCCGGTAAAGGCCGTCTTCACGTTTTGCCTTGAGAACGCCATCAAGGCTTGTCTTGGCCCCGGTGATCGGCATAAGTGCGGCCATGCAGTTCCTCCTGTCCATGCTTCCGGCCCGCCTGACCCGTCGCATCATCCATGGCGCCGCCCTGGTGCGCCACGCCCACACCCTCGGCGTCCGGGTCATCGTGCGGGATGCGGCCGGCTATGTGCTTCTGGTGCGTCACACCTACCTGCCGGGCTGGTATCTTCCCGGTGGCGGCGTTGATGTGGGGGAGACCCTGAGCGAGGCGGCGGCCCGCGAGATCTTCGAGGAGACCGGTATCCGCGCCCGGGGCGAGCCGGTGCTGCTCGGCCTCTATCACAACCGCGAGACCACCCGCCGCGACCATGTCGCCCTGTTCGAGCTGCCCGACTGGGATCCGCCCACGCGCTCGCCGGTGCCGAATGCGGAGATCGCCGAGGCGCGGTTCTTTGCGCCGGACCAGCTGCCGCCGGACATCACCAGCGCCACCGCCCGCCGGTTGGACGAGCTGGCCGGACGGATGGCCCGCAGCGCGCTCTGGTGAGAACGTGATTTTTTCGTGGACCGGCAGGCGCGACGCGTGTTAGTGCGATTCCCGTGGGCTGCACGCTTGGCAGCCGGAGCAGGATCACCATGATCGCATGCCATGACCAGCGACGACGACGTTGCCGACGAGACAGGATCTCGTCCGCCTTCGCGCGTCTGGGGCATGGCTGCTGAGCGGGACTTCCGCCTCGGCGGATCCGGGCAACGGACGTGACTGATGTCCATCTCTGCCCAGGATCCCCTGACCATGAAAGCCGACACCTGGTTCATTCGCCTCGAGCACGCCTGCGACGAGGCCGCCGTTGACGCCCTGCAAGCTGCTGCCTTCGGCCCGGGCCGCTTTGCCCGGACCGCCTTCCGCATCCGCGAAGGGGTGCCGCAGGATGATCGCCTGTGTTTCGTCGGTCTGGCCGGCGACCAGGTGGCCGGCTCCGTCCGGCTGACGCCGATCCGCATCGGCACGACGCCTGCCCAGCTGCTCGGACCGCTCACGGTGGCTCCGGAGTACAAGAACCGCGGACTTGGCCGGCTGCTGATGCGCACCGCGCTCGACGAGGCGCGGCG encodes:
- a CDS encoding metallophosphoesterase family protein encodes the protein MFRLAHFSDPHLGPLPDPSLLQLLSKRVLGYVNWRRNRLRAMGGDYLARLLDDMEQRTPDHIALTGDLVNIALPSEIAAASAWLGAVAAPERLSVVPGNHDAYVPGALRSAMEAWSAFMTGDGTPMAHPGTAHFPYVRRRGPLALVGVSTARATAPGFATGRVGVRQTRRLTEVLAGLGEEGLFRVVLIHHPPFQGATSWYKRLEDASRVRAAIKRAGAELVLHGHTHVDSRTSIEGPDGPVPVIGVPSASHAPGGRKPAARYNLFTITAAGDAGWTCSLEERGFRTIDGGIEEIDRADLTIPRRRR
- a CDS encoding GNAT family N-acetyltransferase, whose translation is MKADTWFIRLEHACDEAAVDALQAAAFGPGRFARTAFRIREGVPQDDRLCFVGLAGDQVAGSVRLTPIRIGTTPAQLLGPLTVAPEYKNRGLGRLLMRTALDEARRLGETAVLLVGDPPYYGPFGFEHVPLGRIVLPGPVDPNRLLVAMLDGAPMPEGPVRGGR
- a CDS encoding NUDIX domain-containing protein, yielding MQFLLSMLPARLTRRIIHGAALVRHAHTLGVRVIVRDAAGYVLLVRHTYLPGWYLPGGGVDVGETLSEAAAREIFEETGIRARGEPVLLGLYHNRETTRRDHVALFELPDWDPPTRSPVPNAEIAEARFFAPDQLPPDITSATARRLDELAGRMARSALW